GCGCGCTGCCACGTCGAGTTCGATGATGTCGCCGTCCTTCACGAGCGCAAGCGGCCCGCCGACGAACGACTCGGGCGCCACGTGCAGCACGCACGCGCCGTAGCTGGTGCCGCTCATGCGTGCATCGGAGATCCGCAGCATGTCGCGTACGCCCTGCTTTAGCAGCTTCTGCGGGATCGGCAGTTGGCCCCATTCGGGCATGCCCGGCGCGCCGACGGGTCCGGCATGTTGCAGCACGATCACCGAATCGGCCGTCACGTCGAGGTCTTCGCTGTCGATACGCGCGGCCATGTCGCCGTAGTCCTTGAACACGACGGCAGGTCCACGGTGCTTCTGCAGATGCGACTCCATCGCGGCGGGCTTGATCACCGCGCCATCGGGCGCGAGATTGCCCGTCAGCACGGCGAGGCCGTCGCGTTCGACAACGGGATTGCCGCGTTTGCGGATCACGTCGTCGTTGAAGATTTCCGCGCCCGCGATGTTCTCGCCGAGCGTTTGACCGTTCACTGTCATCTGCGTGCCGTCGATCAACTCACCAAGTTCCGCCAGCAGCGCGCGCAGGCCGCCCGCGTAATAGAAGTCCTCCATCAGATACTGGCCCGCCGGACGGATATTGCCGAGCACGGGCGTCACGCGCGCAAGTTCATCGAAGCGTGCCGTGGTCAGATCGATGCCCGCGCGGCGCGCGACGGCCACAAGATGCACGATCGCGTTCGTCGAACCGGACATCGCGAGCACGGTGGTGACGGCGTTATCGAAGGATTTCGCGGTCAGAAGATCCGACGGCTTCTGGTCGGTCCACACCATCTCGACGATGCGCTGGCCCGTCAGCGACGCAAACTGCGCGTGACGCGAATCGACGGCGGGGATCGACGAGAAGCCCGGCAGCGTGAGGCCGAGTGCTTCCGTCGCGCTCGTCATCGTGGAGGCCGTGCCCATCGTCATGCAGTGGCCCGGCGAGCGCGCAATGCCGCTTTCGATGCCCTTCCACTCGTCTTCCGTGATCTTGCCTGCACGCAGTTCCGCCCAGTATTTCCACGTATCCGAGCCGCTGCCCAGCGTGCGGCCATTCCAGTTGCCGCGCAGCATCGGGCCGGCGGGCAGATAGATTGCTGGCAAGTCCATGCTGATCGCGCCCATCAGCAAACCGGGCGTGGTCTTGTCGCAGCCGCCCATCAGCACGCAGCCGTCGAACGGATACGACTTCAGCAGTTCCTCCGTCTCCATCGCGAGGAAGTTGCGGTAGAGCATCGTGGTCGGCTTCTGGAACGGCTCGGCGAGTGTCATCACGGGCATTTCGACGGGAAAGCCGCCCGCCTGCCAGATGCCGCGCTTCACTTCCTCGACGCGCTGCTTGAAGTGCGTGTGGCACGAGTTGATTTCGCTCCACGTATTGACGACGGCGATCACCGGCTTGCCCATGTAGTCCGACGAGTGATAGCCCATCTGCGCGGTGCGCGAGCGGTGGCCGAACGAACGGAGATCGTTGACGCCATACCAGCGGTAGCTGCGCAACTCTTCAGGCTTCTTGCGATTCGAGGACAAATCAGTCTCCTTGGTAACGCTATCATTCCGGCCGCAAGCGCGCGCGGCGGGACATGAGGGATAGTCTTTCGCCGCGGCGAAACGATGATGGGATGACGGATGGTAGCGTTATCATTACGCTCCGTCCGCCAGGGATAGTACGGAGAAGCGAAGGAAAATCAGACCGGAAAGGACCCGCGCAGGGAACGCCCCTGCCCGCGTCAGACCTCTTTCGAGTCGAACACGAGCAGTTCGACACCCGCCTGCGCGAAGTTCTGCAGATCAGCGGTAGTGGCGGCGGCTTCGGGTGTGCCCAGCGCCTGCTGCAGCGAGTCGAAGCTGTCGAAGCTGAGGATGGCCGCCAGCGCATAAGGCGATTCGCCCTTCGCGACGGCCACCGGCCCGACGCTCACTTCGTAGCGGCGCAGGCCGGGGATCGACTTCGCGAGCGGCACATGTTTGTCGAAATAATGGGCGTCGAATGCGTTGCGGTCGGCGGGGGTCTTGTAGAGCGCGATGAGCTTTGCCATGTGAGGCCTCCTGAAACGGACGTTCAGTGCAATCCTGCTTGATGCCACATGCTGCCAGTTCAACGGTCCGTGGATTTTACGCTCGACATTTGTAGTTCCCGTGTCGAAGGGACGCGTTTCAAACGCGGCGCCCTCGCCCTTGTCACCGCGCCCCGCCCATCACGCCGACGGACGCCGGCGCAGCGCCCACCACCCCGCCAGCACGGTAAAGCTCACGACCAGCAGCACCATCACCCAGAAACCGTGCTTGTTTTCCGCGAGGGGTACGCCGCCCACGTTCATCCCGAACAGACCCGCGATGATGTTGATAGGCAACGCGAGCACCGTCACGATGGTCAGCGTGAACAGCGTGCGGTTGGTCTGCTCGTTCAGGCGCGCGGCGATCTCTTCCTGCAGCAGCTTGATGCGCTCCGCGAGGCCAGACAGGTCGCCGAGCACCAGCGAGAACTCTTCCGTCGAATCGCGCAGGCTTTGCACATCGGCAGGCGACAGCCACGCGGGCGGCCGCACCAGCAGACGGAAGATCGAGCCCGGCTCCGGCGCGAGCACGCGTTGCAGCCGCACGAGCACGCGCCGCATCGCGCCAAGGTCTCGCCGGCTTTGCCAGGCGCGCTGCGACAGAAAATGATCTTCGACGCGGTCGACTTCGATGCTGGTTCTGCGCACGATTTCCACCAGCAGATCGGCCTGGTCGCGCAGCAGATGGATCAGCAGTTCGGCCGCCGTATCGAAGCTCTCGCCATTGCGCACCGACGCACGCAGCCGGTCGACCGAGCGCAGCTGCTTCAGGCGCGCCGTCACCATGATCCGCTTGTGCGTGTAGACCCACAGCGTCGCGATTTCGGAAGGCGTCTGCTCGAAGTCGTACATCACGTCGTTGACGACTGCGAGCAACGCGCCGTGCTGGTGCTCGATACGCGTCGAATGCGAGCCTTCGCGCAGGGCTTCGAAGAAGGTGTCGGGCAGATCGAGATGCGTGCGCATCCAGCGCTCGCTGGATACGTGCGCGAGATTGAAATGCAGCCAGAGAAACTCGCCCGGATGGGCGCCCGACGTTTTCACGTCGTGTTGACATTCGGCAAGCCATTCGGCCGCCGTGTCGGTATCGACGGCGATGCCGGATTTGTCAGGTGCAAAACGGAATCCGCAAACGAGGCCGGAGCGGTCGGCCCCATAGGTGGCGGGCGCCAGGTTCAAAGTCATGTGCGTTTCGAGGTGGGTTCCGCGAAAGCGCCATTCTGACATGAGCAAACGGCAGAAACGTTACGTGACAGCTGCTTGACGTTTATTTGTCGAAGCTTTGACAGCTTTTTGACAGGTTCTCGCAATGCCCGGCCTGCAAGCGTCGCGATGAACCTGTCCTTACAGCGCGGCCTTAAGCGCTGAAGCCGCCATCGATCATCAGGTTCGCGCCCGTCACGAAGCCTGCTTCCGGGCTGGCGACATACGCGACCATGCCGGCAATTTCGTCGGCCTTCCCGTGACGCGGGATCGCCATCAGGCCATGCAGCGACGCCGCGAACTCGCCTTCCTCCGGGTTCATGTCGGTATTGACGGGACCGGGCTGCACGTTGTTGACGGTGATGCCCTTCGGACCCAGATCGCGCGCCAGACCTTGCACGAACCCTTGCAGTGCCGACTTGCTCATTGCATAGACGGCGCCGCCCGCGAACGGCATGCGATCAGCGTTCGTGCTGCCGATGTTGATGATCCGACCACCCTTGCCCATATGCGCGAGCACCGCCTTCGACGCCACGAACACAGCGCGCACGTTGACCTGCACGGTCGCATCGAAGTCTTCGAGCGAGAAGACGTCGAGCGTGCCCAGGCGCAGCACGCCGGCGTTGTTCACGAGAATGTCGATCTTGCCGAGCTGGCGTGCCGTCTCGTTGATCGCGTTGGTCAGCGCCGCCGGGTCGGCGACGTCCGCCTTGACGGCGACGGCACGGCCGCCCGCCTTCTCGACACTCGCGACCAGTTCGTTCGCGCCCGCAGCCGAGCTGTGATACGTGAAAGCGACCGTCGCGCCTTCGCTGGCGAGCCGGCGCACAACCGCGGCACCGATGCCGCGCGCGCCGCCCGTGACGAAAGCTACCTTGCCTTGCAGATTCGAGTTCATGTTGTGCTCCAGTGGATTGTTTGATTAGGTGAGGCCAGTATGGCGAGCGGATTACATCGCCGGTAGTATCGAATCAAGACTAACAGTTTCAACCACAGGTATAAGCTTCAGAAACCCGCCAGGAGCACGACGGTTACCACATGGAAGCGCTGAACCTCATCGAATCGTTCATACAGTCCGCCGAAACGGGCAGCTTTTCGGCGGCGGCGCGGCGCCTCGGCCTCACGCCTGCCGCCGTCAGCAAGAACGTCGCGCGGCTCGAAACGCATCTGGGCGTGCGGCTTTTTCACCGCAGCACGCGCAAGCTCACCATGACACCGGGCGGCGAGCAGCTCTGGGCTGATGCGGGCAGCCCGTTCGCGAGCTTGCAGGACGCGTTTGCGCGTGCCGCGCAGCATGACGGCAAACCGTCGGGCGTGCTGAAGGTCAGTATGGCCGTCGCGTTCGGGCGCGAGTATCTGGTGCCGTTGCTCGGCAGCTTTCTCGAACGCTATCCCGACATCGTGCCCGACTGGCACTTCGACAACCGCGCCGTCGACCTGATCGCGGGCGGCTTTGATGCGGCGATCGGCGGCGGGATCGAGCTGACGCAAGGCGTGGTCGCGCGAGATCTGGCGCGGCCCTGCGTGATCGTCGCGGCGTCGCCTGCTTATATGGCGGGCCGGCCGCTGCCCGCGCACCCGTCCGATCTCGCGGAACTGGACGGCATCGCGCGCCGCTCCAGCAGCACGGGCCGCCTGCGCGCGTGGACGATGCGCAATCAGGTCGGCGAAGAAGCGCTCGCCGAATGCAACACGCGGATGATCTTCGACGATCCCGAAGCGATGGCGCACGCGGCGCTGGCCGGTCTCGGCGTCGCGTTCCTGCCGACGCCGCACGCCGCGCCGTGGCTCGAAAACGGCCGGCTGATGCGGCTCTTGCCCGGCTGGTATGCGGAAGTCAGCCCGATCACGATTTACTACCCGAACCGCAAGCTGCTGCCCGCCAAGACGCGCGTGTTCATCGACTTCGTCGTCGAAGCGTTCCGTGAGCGGCGGCTCGCCGCACGCTTCGACGCGCGCTGAGATTCGTCTCCGCACAATCCATGACAGGGTTTCCCTGTACGCAAGCCCACGCCACATTGGTCGATATATCAGATGGAGACATGCGTGCCGCATTGCAGCGCGGTGCGTCCACATTTCAATATATCGCCCACGTAGCGAGGCGTCCGGATGCTGAAGCTGAGTTTTACCCAGAAGCTGTGGTTGCCGCTCGTCATTAGCCTGATCGCGTTACTGCTGGTGTCGGTGTCGGCGGCGTATCTGTCGCGCGAAACCCGCATCGAGGAACGCAAGAACGACCTCGTAAATGTCGCCCATGTCGGGCTGTCGCTGGTCGAGGAATACGCGAAGCTCGCGCAGAGCGGCAAGCTGAGCGAAGCAGATGCGCGTACGGAAGCGCTCGCCCGGTTGCGCGAGATCCGCTACGGCGAGGACGGCTACTTCCTCGTGATCGATTCGACGCCGCGCATGGTCATGCATCCGATCAAGCCCGCGACCAACGGCAAGGATCTCGCCGGCACCGCCGACGCGGACGGCCGCCATCACTATGTGGCCTTCGCCAAGGTCGCGCAGTCGCCCGATGGCGGATTCGTCGATTACGTGTTTCCGCATTCGCGCCCGGCTTCCGCAGCGGGGCCGGCATCGGGGCCCGCTGAAGCCGTCGACAAGATCGGCTACGTGGTGCGCTACGCGCCGTGGGACTGGATCATCGCGACCGGCGCGTATGTCGACGATATCGACGCTGCGTTCATGCGCTCGCTGTATCTGATCGGTGGCGTGTTCGCGGGCATTGCGTTGCTGCTGGCCACGCTCGTCGCGCTGACCAACCGCAGCATCCAGCGCACGATCGGCGGCGACCCCGGCTACGCGGCGGATGTCGCGAAC
The Paraburkholderia terrae genome window above contains:
- a CDS encoding EthD family reductase codes for the protein MAKLIALYKTPADRNAFDAHYFDKHVPLAKSIPGLRRYEVSVGPVAVAKGESPYALAAILSFDSFDSLQQALGTPEAAATTADLQNFAQAGVELLVFDSKEV
- a CDS encoding transporter, whose amino-acid sequence is MSEWRFRGTHLETHMTLNLAPATYGADRSGLVCGFRFAPDKSGIAVDTDTAAEWLAECQHDVKTSGAHPGEFLWLHFNLAHVSSERWMRTHLDLPDTFFEALREGSHSTRIEHQHGALLAVVNDVMYDFEQTPSEIATLWVYTHKRIMVTARLKQLRSVDRLRASVRNGESFDTAAELLIHLLRDQADLLVEIVRRTSIEVDRVEDHFLSQRAWQSRRDLGAMRRVLVRLQRVLAPEPGSIFRLLVRPPAWLSPADVQSLRDSTEEFSLVLGDLSGLAERIKLLQEEIAARLNEQTNRTLFTLTIVTVLALPINIIAGLFGMNVGGVPLAENKHGFWVMVLLVVSFTVLAGWWALRRRPSA
- a CDS encoding SDR family oxidoreductase, with product MNSNLQGKVAFVTGGARGIGAAVVRRLASEGATVAFTYHSSAAGANELVASVEKAGGRAVAVKADVADPAALTNAINETARQLGKIDILVNNAGVLRLGTLDVFSLEDFDATVQVNVRAVFVASKAVLAHMGKGGRIINIGSTNADRMPFAGGAVYAMSKSALQGFVQGLARDLGPKGITVNNVQPGPVNTDMNPEEGEFAASLHGLMAIPRHGKADEIAGMVAYVASPEAGFVTGANLMIDGGFSA
- the araD gene encoding L-arabinonate dehydratase, producing MSSNRKKPEELRSYRWYGVNDLRSFGHRSRTAQMGYHSSDYMGKPVIAVVNTWSEINSCHTHFKQRVEEVKRGIWQAGGFPVEMPVMTLAEPFQKPTTMLYRNFLAMETEELLKSYPFDGCVLMGGCDKTTPGLLMGAISMDLPAIYLPAGPMLRGNWNGRTLGSGSDTWKYWAELRAGKITEDEWKGIESGIARSPGHCMTMGTASTMTSATEALGLTLPGFSSIPAVDSRHAQFASLTGQRIVEMVWTDQKPSDLLTAKSFDNAVTTVLAMSGSTNAIVHLVAVARRAGIDLTTARFDELARVTPVLGNIRPAGQYLMEDFYYAGGLRALLAELGELIDGTQMTVNGQTLGENIAGAEIFNDDVIRKRGNPVVERDGLAVLTGNLAPDGAVIKPAAMESHLQKHRGPAVVFKDYGDMAARIDSEDLDVTADSVIVLQHAGPVGAPGMPEWGQLPIPQKLLKQGVRDMLRISDARMSGTSYGACVLHVAPESFVGGPLALVKDGDIIELDVAARRLHLEVSDAELATRKEAWKPPKRPFERGFGVMHQLHVTQANKGCDFDFLEEKLTTPSPDAHETNSNEPEIH
- a CDS encoding LysR family transcriptional regulator — its product is MEALNLIESFIQSAETGSFSAAARRLGLTPAAVSKNVARLETHLGVRLFHRSTRKLTMTPGGEQLWADAGSPFASLQDAFARAAQHDGKPSGVLKVSMAVAFGREYLVPLLGSFLERYPDIVPDWHFDNRAVDLIAGGFDAAIGGGIELTQGVVARDLARPCVIVAASPAYMAGRPLPAHPSDLAELDGIARRSSSTGRLRAWTMRNQVGEEALAECNTRMIFDDPEAMAHAALAGLGVAFLPTPHAAPWLENGRLMRLLPGWYAEVSPITIYYPNRKLLPAKTRVFIDFVVEAFRERRLAARFDAR